From Acidobacteriota bacterium, one genomic window encodes:
- a CDS encoding DUF1566 domain-containing protein has product MNNPIALEILAVMFLLAPSVTAAQGAAAVPPAPAASLPYPIVDTGQVTCYNNASPIAAPSAGQPFHGQDAQIAGRQPSYTLGADGLTVADNVTGLTWQRSPDTNGDGVINVSDKFTWAQAQSRPAALNAAHYGGFDDWRLPTIKELYSLMNFNGGDPSGYNGTDTSGLTPFIDTDSFDFAYGDTSAGERIIDAQYASCTLYVYTAGGTKTKLFGLNLADGRIKGYDLQMPGGAEKTFLVQCVRGNPDYGVNHFVDNGDQTVTDLATGLMWSRADSGAALNWQDALAWVQARNAANFLGHSDWRLPNAKELQSILDYTRSPDTSGTAAIDPVFAATAFVDEGGAADAPWYWTGTTHTTWNGMGANAVYLCFGRAGGWQKSPPSAACYTLFDVHGAGAQRSDPKTLGGRVVIGTACAGGTAYGLGPQGDVQRGVNFVRLVRDAGSAPTVGDLNADGAVNAADLALLAGILAGNVTTAPSAADVNQDAAVNVIDLVDLVRLVL; this is encoded by the coding sequence ATGAACAACCCGATTGCGTTGGAAATCCTGGCGGTGATGTTTCTCCTGGCGCCATCCGTCACCGCGGCCCAGGGTGCGGCGGCAGTCCCACCGGCCCCGGCCGCGTCGCTGCCGTACCCCATCGTCGACACCGGCCAGGTCACGTGCTACAACAACGCGTCCCCGATCGCGGCCCCGTCCGCCGGCCAGCCCTTCCACGGGCAGGACGCCCAGATCGCCGGGCGGCAGCCGTCCTACACCCTCGGCGCGGACGGCCTGACGGTGGCGGACAACGTCACGGGACTCACGTGGCAGCGCAGCCCGGACACCAACGGGGACGGCGTCATCAACGTCAGCGACAAGTTCACCTGGGCCCAGGCGCAGTCGCGGCCCGCGGCCCTCAACGCGGCGCACTACGGGGGTTTTGACGACTGGCGCCTCCCCACCATCAAGGAACTCTACTCGCTGATGAACTTCAACGGCGGAGACCCGAGCGGTTACAACGGCACCGACACCTCCGGCCTGACCCCCTTCATCGACACCGACTCCTTCGATTTCGCCTACGGCGACACCAGCGCCGGCGAGCGGATCATCGACGCCCAGTACGCGTCGTGCACCCTCTATGTCTACACTGCCGGCGGGACGAAAACGAAACTTTTCGGGCTCAACCTGGCCGACGGCCGGATCAAGGGGTACGACCTTCAAATGCCGGGTGGGGCGGAGAAGACCTTCCTCGTCCAGTGCGTGCGGGGCAACCCGGATTACGGCGTCAACCACTTCGTGGACAACGGCGACCAGACCGTCACCGACCTGGCCACGGGCCTGATGTGGTCCAGGGCCGACAGCGGCGCCGCCCTGAACTGGCAGGACGCCCTGGCCTGGGTGCAGGCGAGGAACGCGGCCAATTTTCTGGGGCACTCCGACTGGCGCCTGCCCAACGCCAAGGAACTCCAGTCGATCCTGGACTACACCCGCTCGCCGGACACCAGCGGCACCGCGGCCATCGACCCCGTGTTCGCCGCGACCGCCTTCGTCGACGAGGGCGGCGCGGCCGACGCCCCCTGGTACTGGACCGGGACCACCCACACCACCTGGAACGGCATGGGCGCCAACGCCGTCTACCTGTGCTTCGGCCGGGCGGGAGGGTGGCAGAAGTCGCCCCCCTCCGCCGCGTGTTACACCCTCTTCGACGTCCACGGCGCGGGCGCCCAGCGCAGCGACCCGAAGACCCTCGGCGGCCGGGTGGTCATCGGCACCGCCTGCGCCGGCGGCACGGCCTACGGTCTCGGCCCGCAGGGGGACGTGCAGCGGGGGGTGAACTTCGTCCGCCTGGTGAGGGACGCGGGGTCGGCGCCCACCGTGGGCGACCTGAACGCCGACGGCGCCGTGAACGCCGCCGACCTGGCCCTCCTGGCGGGCATCCTGGCCGGAAACGTGACGACGGCGCCGTCCGCGGCCGACGTCAACCAGGATGCCGCCGTCAACGTCATCGACCTGGTGGACCTGGTTCGCCTGGTGCTCTGA
- a CDS encoding tetratricopeptide repeat protein: MWINHLRLFLFTFIFGVLWGAGSVAAAAEDVSSAGLMDAGRIRIAQKKPLEAVKYLQRALKEDPKNAEASNLLGVAYLQVHSVDTALSYFRRAARLDPEDSRFYNNTGTAYHFKKDYKAAVKYYKKALEKQADYLLALCNLANAYFAMKKNLQAVDVLHRIVQLDPGYLVRQQESTLLGVGDLDMAERYFYLAKLYIQAGDKDRAILFLQKSLEAGLRNRGRLQRDKDFDPLAGDPRFAELIRKK; encoded by the coding sequence ATGTGGATCAACCATTTGCGTCTTTTCCTCTTCACGTTCATCTTCGGGGTTTTGTGGGGCGCCGGGTCCGTTGCGGCCGCGGCGGAGGACGTGTCCTCCGCCGGCCTGATGGACGCCGGGCGAATCCGGATCGCCCAGAAGAAACCCCTCGAGGCCGTGAAGTATCTCCAGCGGGCCCTGAAGGAGGACCCGAAGAATGCGGAGGCATCCAACCTGCTCGGGGTCGCCTACCTCCAGGTCCATTCCGTGGACACCGCCCTGTCCTATTTCCGGCGGGCGGCCAGGCTCGACCCGGAGGACTCCCGCTTCTACAACAACACGGGCACCGCCTACCACTTCAAGAAAGACTACAAGGCGGCCGTGAAGTACTACAAGAAAGCGCTGGAGAAGCAAGCCGACTACCTGCTCGCCCTGTGCAACCTCGCCAACGCCTACTTCGCCATGAAGAAGAACCTCCAGGCCGTCGACGTCCTGCACCGGATCGTGCAGCTGGACCCCGGGTACCTGGTTCGCCAGCAGGAGAGCACCCTGCTGGGCGTGGGCGACCTGGACATGGCCGAGCGGTACTTCTACCTGGCCAAGCTTTACATCCAGGCGGGCGACAAGGACCGGGCGATCCTTTTCCTGCAGAAGAGCCTCGAGGCGGGGTTGAGAAACCGGGGGCGTCTCCAGAGGGACAAGGACTTCGACCCCCTGGCGGGCGACCCCCGCTTCGCGGAGCTGATCCGGAAAAAGTGA
- a CDS encoding type II toxin-antitoxin system prevent-host-death family antitoxin has translation MPQTWSLQEAKNRFSEVVNRALDDGTQVVTRHGRETAVVISIEDYQRLKRPATGLVEFFRSSPLCGVELELTRDLEREGKRAPAVDGMIAATAKVHGLTVVTRNAPGLAPFDVPLLNPWETPTPSA, from the coding sequence ATGCCGCAAACCTGGTCGCTGCAGGAGGCGAAGAACCGCTTCAGTGAGGTGGTCAACCGGGCCCTGGACGACGGCACCCAGGTCGTGACGCGCCACGGGAGGGAAACCGCGGTGGTGATTTCCATCGAAGACTACCAGCGTCTCAAGCGGCCGGCCACGGGGCTCGTGGAGTTCTTTCGGTCCTCGCCGCTGTGCGGGGTTGAACTCGAGTTAACCAGAGACCTGGAACGGGAAGGGAAGCGGGCGCCGGCGGTCGACGGGATGATCGCTGCCACGGCGAAGGTCCATGGTTTGACGGTCGTCACCCGAAACGCGCCGGGCCTGGCCCCCTTTGACGTCCCCCTCCTCAACCCATGGGAAACCCCGACACCGTCGGCATGA
- a CDS encoding TonB-dependent receptor, which produces MRIGRIFLALTFLVACLPAFSLPQDTAPAEGDEVPRIEETVIVTASCREVPLEWAGSAVTVLTREDLARKGCRTVTEALASVPGLQVNSTGAGGASTVMIRGAQSEQTVVMVDGVELNDPMTPGRGFEFGLLTLDNVDRIEVVRGPQSMVHGSDAMGGIVNIITRPGGGKGLYTAQVEGGRFTWFQARVEAAGEAAGFRYAAGASREQLSGWSAAGESFGNHETDGQGVSSLNARLSRALGRGFETAFAVHGNRYRQDLDAFGGAFGDDPNYRAEGRELALSGELRHTPGTGVFSHRASFSYLDTRREYLDPEDSDHVGSSSEALYRGIRKKFRWQGDLSRFRNHYLSFGYEYSREQGHSRYASEGPWGPYTADFADQAAGLQGLFVEDRFQWGSHFSVTGGARVDHHDRFGAHASFRVSPVLVIPGPGTRVRFSVGTGFKAPSLYQLYAPPSDWGSVGNPDLAPETSWSIDGGIVQDFQAGRAQFSAGFFLNRFDHLIDFVDGYQNVGKARTRGIELEAKWAARDNLTLGGSYTFTDAVNLATDEELLRRARHTAAVSVECRPARHWFVAAEGLLRGARWDMDYTAWPAARVMLDPRAVLNLSVSRRVGEHAELYVRLDNLFNNSRPDVYGYTPEPFMVRAGLRLVLDRGGARTGPGTAAAAAGPGLPLSRSGQGVSEERASSGHAPAGSIQP; this is translated from the coding sequence ATGAGGATCGGTCGCATTTTTCTGGCTCTTACATTCCTGGTTGCCTGTCTTCCCGCCTTTTCCCTCCCCCAGGACACGGCCCCCGCGGAGGGCGACGAGGTCCCCCGCATCGAGGAGACCGTGATCGTGACGGCCTCGTGCCGGGAGGTCCCCCTGGAGTGGGCCGGCAGCGCCGTCACCGTCCTCACCCGTGAGGACCTGGCCCGGAAGGGTTGCCGGACCGTCACGGAGGCCCTGGCGTCGGTGCCGGGGCTCCAGGTGAACTCCACCGGGGCGGGCGGCGCCTCCACGGTGATGATCCGCGGGGCCCAGTCCGAGCAGACGGTGGTGATGGTGGACGGCGTGGAGCTCAACGACCCCATGACCCCCGGCCGCGGCTTCGAGTTCGGTCTCCTCACCCTGGACAACGTGGACCGCATCGAGGTGGTCCGGGGCCCCCAGAGCATGGTTCACGGTTCCGACGCCATGGGCGGCATCGTGAACATCATCACCCGTCCGGGCGGCGGCAAGGGGCTTTACACGGCCCAGGTGGAAGGCGGGCGCTTCACCTGGTTCCAGGCGCGGGTCGAAGCCGCCGGCGAGGCGGCGGGCTTTCGCTACGCCGCCGGCGCCTCCCGAGAGCAACTGAGCGGGTGGTCCGCGGCCGGCGAGAGTTTCGGGAACCACGAGACGGACGGCCAGGGGGTGAGTTCCCTCAACGCCCGGCTCTCACGGGCGCTGGGGCGCGGCTTCGAGACCGCCTTCGCGGTGCACGGGAACCGCTACCGCCAGGACCTGGACGCCTTCGGCGGCGCCTTCGGGGACGACCCGAACTACCGCGCCGAGGGCCGGGAACTGGCCCTCTCCGGCGAGTTGCGCCACACCCCCGGCACCGGCGTTTTCTCGCACCGCGCGAGCTTTTCCTACCTCGACACCCGCCGGGAGTACCTGGACCCCGAGGATTCGGACCACGTCGGCAGCTCCTCCGAGGCGCTCTACCGGGGGATCCGGAAGAAGTTCCGCTGGCAGGGCGACCTGTCCCGGTTTCGCAACCACTACCTCTCCTTCGGCTACGAGTACTCCCGGGAACAGGGCCACTCCCGCTACGCCTCCGAGGGACCCTGGGGGCCCTACACCGCCGACTTCGCGGACCAGGCAGCCGGCCTGCAAGGCCTCTTCGTGGAGGACCGCTTCCAGTGGGGGAGCCATTTCTCGGTGACGGGCGGCGCCCGGGTGGACCACCACGACCGGTTCGGCGCCCACGCCAGCTTCCGGGTGTCACCGGTCCTCGTCATTCCGGGGCCCGGCACCCGGGTGCGCTTCTCGGTGGGAACCGGTTTCAAGGCCCCCTCCCTCTACCAGCTCTACGCCCCCCCTTCCGACTGGGGCAGCGTGGGCAACCCCGACCTGGCGCCCGAGACGAGCTGGTCCATCGACGGCGGGATCGTCCAGGATTTCCAGGCAGGCCGGGCCCAGTTCAGCGCCGGGTTCTTCCTCAACCGTTTCGACCACCTCATCGACTTCGTCGACGGCTACCAGAACGTCGGGAAGGCGCGGACCCGGGGGATCGAACTGGAAGCGAAATGGGCGGCCCGGGACAACCTGACCCTGGGTGGGTCCTACACCTTCACCGACGCGGTGAACCTGGCCACGGACGAGGAACTGCTCCGCCGGGCGCGCCACACCGCCGCCGTCAGCGTGGAGTGCCGCCCCGCGCGGCACTGGTTCGTGGCGGCGGAGGGCCTCCTCCGGGGCGCCCGTTGGGACATGGACTACACCGCCTGGCCCGCCGCCCGGGTGATGCTGGACCCCCGCGCCGTCCTCAACCTCTCGGTGTCGCGGCGCGTCGGCGAGCACGCCGAACTGTACGTGCGTCTCGACAACCTCTTCAACAACAGCCGGCCCGACGTCTACGGCTACACCCCCGAGCCCTTCATGGTGCGCGCCGGCCTGCGGCTCGTTCTGGACCGGGGCGGGGCCCGCACGGGTCCCGGCACTGCTGCCGCGGCGGCGGGGCCCGGCCTGCCCTTGTCGCGAAGCGGCCAGGGCGTCAGCGAGGAACGGGCAAGCAGCGGCCACGCTCCCGCGGGATCGATTCAGCCCTGA
- a CDS encoding formylglycine-generating enzyme family protein: MKTMSKVFFMLFLCLGFAMPPVWARTDTWCPLVRASGGWTTGLSVFNSAEETVFFTLHRYGQSGLPVGRSLIFSVGPVSWAPVPASAMNFEGTARVTSLDTLLVKVEYRSGSSAEGQTFFLDGLTTDRWVLPNLPSPEFDSIGLTVMNPTVKPLEIEGLDAWKAGAFVAGTGSGTISPFSGLSWLSDQLIPGLGCTDFDAILVDAGGDKVPAPLGVAGNTGDGPSRVFPALPARPRPLEFADEQCRGEWTTDAWCAHVTAAGGMKTRVSVYNPGAGMASYAYSRHAADGTLLGSVSNLTMVSRTWQDLPASSLAYEGTLRLWSPSHLLVRVAYAYGDNPEAPEIYLGSERGRRWTFPMPESPGLEPLSVAFVNPSPESNYFALVRLWRQGEIVGAVQLSLGKGHRILLPVADVPRWVDLEDVETVTVECGFPLPAPLGLTAGPAGEAHRFFAGVPWPVNDSGWGYDHDAILGDFNCVRHNTFPQGSPPGIEGCRGADETPFEHTLRRSFAAMETEVTRVMWALLGASVGMGLPADPSTVFPGSDNSHPVQRVTWREAVLFANLMSGERGFNRCYFKDAAHLVPLDTGNYLTGTVYCDFEANGYRLPTEGEWECLCRAGTVGPFCCAEPAYAASNCSQFSTPGMYPGLEGFAWFRANAGGTTHPAGVSVPGNHWGFEDVHGNVAEWCWDWYAPYPSGDQTDYKGPSSGTTRVIRGGYWGQDARSLRSANRDAALPTARSSGIGFRLVRTIP; encoded by the coding sequence ATGAAAACGATGTCCAAGGTGTTCTTCATGCTGTTCCTGTGCCTCGGGTTCGCGATGCCCCCCGTGTGGGCCCGGACCGACACCTGGTGCCCCCTGGTCAGGGCGTCGGGGGGGTGGACCACCGGCCTTTCCGTCTTCAACAGCGCGGAAGAAACGGTCTTTTTCACCCTCCACCGTTACGGTCAATCCGGGTTGCCCGTCGGTCGCTCCCTCATCTTCTCCGTCGGCCCGGTGTCGTGGGCCCCGGTGCCCGCCTCCGCCATGAACTTCGAGGGGACGGCCCGGGTGACCTCCCTGGACACCCTGCTGGTCAAGGTCGAATACCGGAGCGGGAGTTCGGCCGAAGGCCAAACGTTCTTCCTGGACGGCTTGACCACCGACCGGTGGGTCCTCCCCAACCTTCCCTCCCCGGAGTTCGATTCCATCGGTCTCACGGTGATGAACCCCACGGTGAAGCCCCTCGAGATCGAGGGCCTCGACGCCTGGAAGGCCGGGGCCTTCGTCGCCGGGACCGGCAGCGGGACGATCTCCCCCTTCTCGGGGCTGTCCTGGCTTTCGGACCAACTCATCCCCGGGCTGGGCTGCACGGACTTCGACGCGATCCTCGTCGACGCGGGGGGGGACAAGGTCCCCGCCCCGCTTGGGGTTGCGGGAAATACCGGCGACGGTCCGAGCCGCGTCTTCCCCGCCCTCCCGGCGAGACCCCGCCCCCTGGAATTCGCCGACGAGCAGTGCCGCGGGGAGTGGACCACCGACGCCTGGTGCGCTCACGTCACGGCCGCGGGCGGGATGAAGACCCGCGTGTCCGTCTACAACCCCGGGGCGGGGATGGCCTCGTACGCTTACAGCCGGCACGCCGCGGACGGGACGCTGCTGGGTTCCGTCTCGAACCTGACGATGGTTTCCCGCACGTGGCAGGACCTGCCCGCCTCGTCCCTGGCGTACGAGGGGACGCTGCGCCTGTGGTCCCCGTCACACCTGCTGGTCCGGGTGGCCTACGCGTACGGGGACAACCCCGAGGCTCCCGAGATCTACCTGGGCAGCGAGCGAGGGAGGCGCTGGACGTTCCCCATGCCCGAGAGCCCCGGGCTCGAGCCCCTGTCCGTGGCCTTCGTGAACCCGTCGCCGGAATCGAACTATTTCGCCCTGGTCCGCCTCTGGCGCCAGGGGGAGATCGTGGGCGCCGTCCAGCTGTCCCTGGGAAAAGGCCATCGAATCCTCCTGCCGGTGGCCGACGTCCCCCGCTGGGTGGACCTGGAGGACGTCGAGACCGTCACCGTGGAATGCGGGTTTCCACTGCCGGCCCCTCTCGGCCTGACCGCCGGCCCCGCGGGGGAGGCGCACCGGTTCTTCGCGGGCGTTCCCTGGCCGGTCAACGATTCCGGTTGGGGTTACGACCACGACGCGATCCTGGGGGATTTCAACTGCGTGCGTCACAACACGTTCCCACAGGGTTCACCCCCGGGTATCGAGGGGTGCCGGGGCGCGGACGAGACGCCGTTCGAGCACACCCTCCGGCGCTCCTTCGCGGCCATGGAGACCGAGGTGACCCGGGTGATGTGGGCCCTCCTCGGTGCTTCCGTCGGCATGGGGCTGCCGGCCGATCCCAGCACCGTCTTCCCCGGCAGCGACAACTCGCACCCCGTTCAGCGGGTCACGTGGCGCGAGGCCGTGCTCTTCGCCAACCTGATGTCCGGGGAGCGGGGTTTCAACCGCTGCTACTTCAAGGACGCGGCGCACCTCGTCCCGCTGGACACGGGCAACTACCTCACCGGGACGGTCTACTGCGACTTCGAGGCGAACGGGTACCGCCTCCCCACGGAAGGGGAGTGGGAGTGCCTGTGCCGTGCGGGGACGGTGGGCCCCTTCTGCTGCGCCGAGCCGGCCTATGCCGCGTCGAATTGCAGCCAGTTCTCCACCCCCGGGATGTACCCCGGGCTGGAAGGTTTCGCCTGGTTCCGGGCCAACGCCGGCGGGACCACCCACCCCGCGGGCGTCTCCGTGCCGGGCAATCACTGGGGGTTCGAGGACGTGCACGGGAACGTGGCGGAGTGGTGCTGGGACTGGTACGCCCCCTACCCGAGCGGCGACCAGACGGACTACAAGGGCCCCTCGAGCGGGACCACCCGGGTGATCCGCGGGGGTTACTGGGGCCAGGATGCCCGCAGCCTCCGCTCGGCGAACCGGGACGCGGCGCTCCCCACCGCCCGGTCGTCCGGCATCGGCTTCCGCCTGGTGCGCACGATCCCGTAA
- a CDS encoding outer membrane protein transport protein, giving the protein MKRNAFALLFLILPAIAGHAPLPAQGPGSPMPNYPYSSFRFNFINPGGRASGMGQAYIAMADDATGAETNPAGLCALVKPQFFVEGRYIRNRFTNIDPAATPDVRYRDVWTGKFSPTFLSVVFPWKQWAFSLYRQELANYSISKVQPTALFEDVRVRIPPPSRPVQVNQFSTDLTLKAVNWGFSLSRRWGERINVGFSARATELSLDSRETTPGEFLNPFQYDLPEGETDAVLHRTAGSSLAWSFVVGGIFKPYDWLRIGAVYRSGSCHAFTANFNVNVLDNSTRQPIWSQEAFDVRVPRRYGVGVAVLPTERLAVTFDLIRIDYSQMTPAFVGYIQKEFRDDYAFEDGVSLRMGVEYTFFWGRVPVSLRGGYYTDPDNSLHYVGDPNFDDALPYLGRLYPIGEVIENFPKLQTAMFPRSGTDHHLTVGTGMTLMTHFQFEFAADLSGDRTNIVLSILYNL; this is encoded by the coding sequence ATGAAACGGAATGCCTTCGCCCTCCTCTTCCTCATCCTGCCGGCGATCGCCGGGCACGCCCCTCTGCCCGCGCAGGGCCCGGGCAGCCCCATGCCCAACTACCCCTACTCCAGCTTCCGTTTCAATTTCATCAACCCGGGGGGGCGGGCCAGCGGCATGGGGCAGGCCTACATCGCCATGGCCGACGACGCCACCGGGGCGGAAACCAACCCCGCCGGGCTCTGCGCGTTGGTGAAACCCCAGTTTTTCGTGGAGGGGCGGTACATCCGGAACCGTTTCACCAACATCGACCCGGCCGCCACCCCCGACGTCCGCTACCGGGACGTCTGGACCGGCAAATTTTCCCCCACCTTCCTCAGCGTCGTTTTCCCCTGGAAACAGTGGGCTTTCAGCCTCTATCGCCAGGAACTGGCCAACTATTCCATTTCCAAGGTGCAGCCCACCGCCCTCTTCGAAGACGTCCGCGTCCGGATACCCCCGCCCTCCCGGCCGGTCCAGGTCAACCAGTTCTCCACCGACCTCACCCTGAAAGCCGTGAACTGGGGGTTCTCCCTCTCCCGACGGTGGGGGGAACGCATCAACGTGGGCTTTTCCGCCCGGGCGACCGAACTCTCCCTCGACTCGCGAGAGACCACGCCCGGCGAATTCCTCAACCCTTTCCAGTACGACCTCCCGGAAGGCGAGACCGACGCGGTCCTGCACCGCACCGCCGGGTCTTCCCTGGCGTGGAGCTTCGTCGTGGGGGGGATTTTCAAGCCTTACGACTGGCTGAGGATCGGGGCGGTTTACCGGTCCGGGTCCTGCCATGCCTTCACCGCCAACTTCAACGTGAACGTCCTCGACAACTCGACCCGCCAGCCCATCTGGAGCCAGGAAGCCTTCGACGTCCGCGTCCCGAGGCGCTACGGCGTCGGCGTGGCGGTCCTCCCGACCGAGCGACTGGCGGTGACCTTCGATCTGATCCGGATCGACTACAGCCAGATGACGCCCGCCTTCGTGGGCTACATCCAGAAGGAATTCCGGGATGATTATGCTTTCGAGGACGGGGTCTCCCTCCGGATGGGGGTCGAGTACACCTTCTTTTGGGGGCGTGTCCCCGTCTCCCTCCGGGGCGGGTACTACACGGACCCCGACAACTCTCTCCACTACGTCGGCGACCCCAACTTCGACGACGCCCTTCCCTACCTCGGCCGCCTTTACCCCATCGGGGAAGTGATCGAGAATTTCCCGAAACTCCAGACGGCCATGTTCCCCCGGTCCGGCACCGACCACCACCTCACGGTGGGGACGGGCATGACCCTCATGACGCACTTCCAGTTCGAGTTTGCCGCGGACCTTTCCGGGGACCGGACCAACATCGTGCTCTCCATCCTCTACAACCTGTAA